One stretch of Methylopila sp. 73B DNA includes these proteins:
- the nthA gene encoding nitrile hydratase subunit alpha, which produces MTSVSMIYTPKTEEEVAARVKAIEAILIEKGLMSQAGVDKFAELYENEIGPHLGAKVVARAWADPAFKARLLKDATAACKELGVGGLQGEHMVALDCSDDVQHVIVCTLCSCYPWPVLGLPPNWYKSMPYRARIIREPRQVLREDFKFDVPPSTELQVWDSNSEIRYWVLPKRPAGSEGLSEAELAKLVTRDSLIGVGPAITPATTVQ; this is translated from the coding sequence ATGACTAGCGTCAGCATGATCTACACTCCGAAGACGGAGGAGGAAGTCGCCGCACGGGTGAAGGCCATCGAGGCGATCCTGATCGAGAAGGGCCTGATGTCCCAGGCCGGCGTCGACAAGTTCGCCGAGCTCTACGAGAACGAGATCGGGCCGCACCTCGGCGCCAAGGTCGTGGCCCGCGCCTGGGCCGATCCCGCATTCAAGGCGCGCCTGCTCAAGGACGCCACCGCGGCGTGCAAAGAGCTCGGCGTCGGCGGACTGCAGGGCGAGCACATGGTGGCGCTCGACTGCAGCGACGATGTCCAGCACGTCATCGTGTGCACCCTGTGCTCCTGCTATCCTTGGCCCGTGCTCGGCCTGCCGCCGAACTGGTACAAGTCGATGCCGTATCGCGCGCGGATCATCCGCGAGCCGCGTCAGGTGCTTCGCGAGGACTTCAAGTTCGACGTGCCGCCGTCCACCGAACTTCAGGTCTGGGACTCGAACTCCGAGATCCGTTACTGGGTGCTGCCGAAGCGCCCCGCGGGATCCGAGGGGTTGAGCGAGGCGGAGCTCGCCAAGCTTGTGACCCGCGACTCGCTCATCGGCGTCGGCCCGGCGATCACGCCGGCCACGACCGTACAGTGA
- the nthB gene encoding nitrile hydratase subunit beta, translating to MNGIHDLGGMDGFGPVFPTGWEPNYHAEWEKAAWAFFPFAARAGMFGLDEFRCHLEKLHPIHYLTAYYYEHWVHATEIIGAKKGYWTKEELERRTLYYLNYPQGSLPTNNDPTLVQFAEWAVHNGFSTARTLDTEPKYKVGDVVTVDASVPKAHTRRAGYVRGRTGEIVLYHGPHVYPDTTGNGLPETSEHLYTVRFTNKELFGAEAGEPNGVVVTDLWEPYISHASK from the coding sequence ATGAATGGCATTCACGATCTTGGAGGCATGGACGGATTTGGGCCGGTCTTTCCGACTGGCTGGGAGCCGAACTATCACGCGGAATGGGAAAAGGCGGCATGGGCCTTCTTTCCCTTCGCGGCGCGCGCCGGCATGTTCGGCCTCGACGAGTTTCGCTGCCACCTCGAAAAACTGCATCCCATCCATTACCTGACGGCCTACTATTACGAGCATTGGGTCCACGCGACCGAAATAATCGGCGCCAAGAAAGGTTACTGGACCAAAGAAGAGCTCGAACGCCGAACCTTGTATTATCTGAATTATCCGCAGGGCTCCCTGCCTACGAATAACGATCCGACGCTGGTCCAGTTCGCCGAATGGGCGGTCCACAACGGCTTCTCGACGGCTCGCACGCTCGATACGGAGCCGAAGTACAAGGTCGGCGACGTCGTGACCGTCGACGCATCCGTTCCGAAGGCGCACACCCGCCGCGCGGGCTATGTCCGCGGCCGCACCGGCGAGATCGTCCTGTATCACGGCCCGCACGTGTATCCGGACACCACCGGCAACGGCCTGCCCGAGACCTCCGAGCACCTCTACACCGTGCGCTTCACAAATAAGGAGCTTTTCGGGGCCGAGGCCGGCGAGCCGAACGGCGTCGTCGTGACCGATCTCTGGGAGCCCTACATCTCCCACGCGTCCAAGTAA
- a CDS encoding CbtA family protein, whose protein sequence is MVGRLLLKGMLAGLIAGLLTFCVAKIYGEPWVERAIAYEEQQAVAESASAGADEAEVEIVSRETQAGIGLLTGVLVYGAAVGGLFALAFAVANGRLGALDPQGLSLLLAAAAFVALVAVPMLKYPPNPPAVGSGDTIGARTELYFIAVGISLLAATAALMIAERLRAGLGGWSAAFAGSAVFLAATGLLLLGLPAVNEIPENYSAETVWNFRVASFAGLAVFWCALGVVFGLLASHRAPRIAAAPDLTRAA, encoded by the coding sequence ATGGTCGGGCGGCTGCTTCTTAAGGGAATGCTGGCGGGGCTAATCGCCGGACTGCTGACGTTCTGCGTCGCGAAAATCTATGGCGAGCCATGGGTGGAGCGGGCGATCGCTTATGAGGAGCAGCAGGCGGTGGCCGAGAGCGCTTCTGCCGGCGCAGACGAGGCGGAAGTCGAGATCGTCAGCCGTGAGACGCAGGCTGGGATCGGCCTGCTGACGGGCGTGCTGGTCTACGGCGCCGCGGTAGGAGGGCTGTTCGCGCTCGCTTTCGCGGTCGCCAACGGGCGGCTCGGCGCTCTTGATCCGCAAGGCCTATCCTTGCTGCTCGCGGCCGCGGCCTTCGTCGCCCTGGTGGCCGTGCCGATGCTGAAATATCCGCCGAACCCGCCGGCGGTGGGCAGCGGCGACACCATTGGCGCGCGCACGGAGCTCTATTTCATCGCAGTTGGCATATCGCTTCTCGCGGCGACCGCCGCGCTCATGATCGCGGAGCGGCTGCGGGCGGGGCTGGGCGGATGGAGCGCGGCGTTCGCAGGAAGCGCTGTCTTTCTCGCGGCGACGGGTCTCCTGCTTCTGGGTCTGCCCGCGGTGAACGAGATCCCGGAGAACTATTCGGCCGAAACCGTGTGGAACTTCAGGGTCGCGTCCTTCGCGGGCCTCGCCGTGTTCTGGTGCGCGCTCGGCGTCGTCTTCGGGCTGCTGGCGAGCCATCGGGCGCCGCGGATCGCAGCCGCGCCCGACCTGACCCGCGCGGCTTGA
- a CDS encoding CbtB-domain containing protein yields the protein MSSFAINGHATLDPANGAVIPLSQVLPWAIFGVLLAVTAIYFVGVEEGATSLISGGYVHEYVHDARHLLGFPCH from the coding sequence ATGTCTTCGTTCGCCATCAATGGTCATGCCACGCTAGATCCCGCCAATGGAGCCGTCATTCCGCTGTCCCAGGTTTTGCCATGGGCGATTTTCGGCGTCCTTCTCGCGGTGACGGCTATCTACTTCGTCGGCGTCGAAGAAGGCGCGACCTCGCTGATCTCCGGCGGATATGTTCACGAATACGTGCACGACGCCCGTCATCTTCTTGGATTTCCTTGCCACTAA
- a CDS encoding ANTAR domain-containing protein: MVVESEIDDQRDFLMRELGKLRTEPHLYTRRGDAVPADAEIVVCDYAPGLDRRLPWMTGEPTAALIVMVPRHEEFSSSMLEAATPDAVLARPFTANAIKAALVMGYSQFRYERRLQSKAARLEENLRAVRAIERAKAIVMTARSLSGDEAYQYIRTQAMERRTTVGQLAEALVSSYDLLGRLPAA; encoded by the coding sequence GTGGTCGTCGAAAGCGAGATTGACGATCAACGCGATTTTCTGATGCGCGAGTTGGGCAAGCTGCGGACCGAGCCGCATCTTTACACGCGACGTGGCGACGCCGTGCCGGCCGACGCCGAGATCGTCGTCTGCGATTACGCGCCCGGCCTTGATCGGCGGTTGCCCTGGATGACTGGCGAACCCACCGCGGCGCTGATCGTTATGGTGCCGCGGCACGAAGAGTTTTCGTCGTCTATGCTCGAAGCGGCGACGCCCGACGCGGTGTTGGCGCGGCCCTTCACGGCGAACGCCATCAAGGCGGCGCTTGTCATGGGTTACAGCCAGTTCCGTTACGAGCGCAGGCTCCAGAGCAAGGCGGCGAGGCTCGAGGAGAACCTCCGGGCCGTTCGGGCGATTGAACGCGCCAAGGCGATCGTCATGACGGCGCGCTCGTTGAGCGGAGACGAGGCCTACCAATACATCCGCACCCAGGCGATGGAGCGGCGGACAACCGTTGGCCAGTTGGCCGAGGCGCTCGTATCCTCCTACGATCTTCTCGGTAGACTGCCGGCCGCCTGA
- a CDS encoding nitrile hydratase accessory protein, giving the protein MTATAEAIGVDDPQLAAALGRRDGQAPFSKPWELRAFAIAVAACDAGEFAWADFQEALTDAIKNWEAANPGYSQDEWSYYEHFVTALEVVLARSAKLTPEGLDERAQVILSTPPHHHHVAKYEPIAVDPARR; this is encoded by the coding sequence ATGACCGCCACGGCGGAAGCGATCGGCGTCGATGATCCCCAGCTCGCGGCGGCCCTCGGCCGCCGCGACGGACAGGCGCCCTTCAGCAAGCCGTGGGAGTTGCGGGCGTTCGCGATCGCCGTGGCCGCCTGTGACGCCGGCGAGTTCGCGTGGGCGGACTTCCAGGAAGCGCTGACGGACGCGATCAAGAACTGGGAAGCCGCCAATCCCGGCTATTCTCAGGACGAATGGAGCTACTACGAGCATTTCGTCACGGCGCTCGAAGTGGTTCTCGCCCGCAGCGCGAAGCTTACGCCGGAAGGACTGGACGAACGCGCCCAGGTCATCCTGAGCACGCCGCCGCACCATCACCACGTCGCGAAGTACGAGCCGATCGCGGTCGATCCGGCGCGGCGCTGA
- a CDS encoding AraC family transcriptional regulator has protein sequence MGAAMAIECHSVRKYATGELLAVEHAGPLMRVETWRHGAGRLPELTLTSTEVAVMLSGRLSVERTGDGRRQRSQGAPGMFWLCPAGVHETDIALSATMHEVVHFFLPPSLLGDTALEEFGLDAGRIELDYAGGAFDPLLNQIALRFREMRRSPAGPADRLLADGLRLTLASHLLAAYLTRRLVPPAERLSREPLDGRRLQAVAELVEARLSEELTLRDLAAAACLSPFHFSRMFRRSTGQTPHQYVLERRIETAKRKLAADGQSLVEVALSTGFGSQSSFNRAFRKATGRTPGQYRTAAERPER, from the coding sequence ATGGGGGCCGCCATGGCCATCGAATGTCACAGCGTCCGGAAGTATGCGACCGGGGAGCTCCTGGCGGTCGAGCATGCCGGCCCGCTGATGCGCGTGGAGACCTGGCGGCATGGGGCGGGCCGGCTGCCGGAGCTGACGCTGACCTCAACGGAGGTCGCCGTGATGCTGAGCGGCCGTTTGAGCGTCGAGCGCACCGGCGACGGGCGCCGGCAGCGCAGCCAGGGCGCGCCTGGCATGTTCTGGCTGTGCCCGGCCGGCGTGCACGAAACCGACATCGCGCTGTCGGCCACGATGCACGAGGTCGTCCACTTCTTCCTCCCGCCGAGCCTTCTCGGCGACACGGCGCTCGAGGAGTTCGGACTCGACGCCGGCCGGATCGAGCTCGACTACGCCGGCGGCGCCTTCGATCCGCTGCTCAACCAGATCGCCCTCCGCTTCCGCGAGATGCGGCGGTCCCCGGCGGGGCCCGCTGATCGGCTGCTCGCGGACGGGCTCAGGCTGACGCTAGCCTCCCATCTGCTCGCGGCCTATCTGACGAGACGCCTCGTCCCGCCGGCCGAGCGCCTGTCCCGCGAGCCGCTCGACGGCCGCCGCCTCCAGGCGGTCGCGGAATTGGTCGAGGCCCGCCTCAGCGAGGAGCTGACGCTGCGCGATCTGGCCGCCGCGGCGTGCCTCAGCCCGTTTCACTTCTCCCGCATGTTCCGGCGCTCGACCGGACAGACGCCGCATCAGTACGTGTTGGAGCGACGGATCGAGACCGCCAAGCGGAAGCTGGCCGCCGACGGCCAGTCCCTGGTGGAGGTCGCGCTGTCCACCGGCTTCGGCTCGCAATCGAGCTTCAACCGAGCCTTCCGCAAGGCGACGGGGCGAACGCCGGGTCAGTACAGGACGGCCGCCGAACGGCCGGAGCGCTGA
- a CDS encoding histidine phosphatase family protein — protein MRHRLLMVCAQRPRQPVFPGDFGPVEIESRRPVRLSGSLPKSDRVWCGPDALTRRSADALGVTAEVKTELAEVDFGSWRGRSIEDVAKSDPDGFRAWLSDPSVATHGGESTKALIDRVEGWLADCGRLSGRTVAIAPASVVKACLLLALKAPSTSFSLIDLEPLSRVTLVSDGRRWVFRTPSEVNMPESSSDTFS, from the coding sequence ATGAGGCATCGCTTGCTCATGGTCTGTGCGCAGCGGCCGAGGCAACCCGTATTTCCGGGTGATTTCGGGCCCGTCGAGATCGAAAGCCGCCGCCCGGTGCGGCTGTCCGGATCTCTCCCCAAGTCTGATCGCGTCTGGTGCGGACCCGATGCGCTCACACGACGGAGCGCCGACGCGCTGGGCGTTACAGCCGAAGTTAAGACTGAGCTCGCTGAAGTCGATTTCGGCTCGTGGCGCGGGCGAAGTATTGAGGACGTCGCCAAATCCGACCCTGACGGCTTTCGTGCATGGCTTTCCGATCCCTCCGTGGCCACGCACGGAGGGGAGTCAACAAAAGCTTTGATCGATCGTGTCGAGGGATGGCTCGCGGATTGCGGGCGCTTGTCCGGACGCACGGTCGCGATCGCTCCCGCCTCGGTTGTGAAAGCCTGCCTGCTTTTGGCGCTGAAGGCTCCCTCTACCTCCTTCTCGCTCATCGATCTGGAGCCTCTGTCCCGCGTGACTCTTGTCAGCGATGGTCGCCGCTGGGTTTTTCGGACACCGAGCGAGGTAAATATGCCGGAGAGCTCGTCCGATACGTTTTCATGA
- a CDS encoding amidase, producing MSIGPELPTTRQVIELAAENGFVLSEAEALEYRAMLAATINSYRKLDHIPERKLAVKYPRTPGWRPTSEDNPLNAWYWRCEIEGASGGPLKGERIAIKDVVCVAGVPMMNGSKVLEGYVPEVDATIVTRLLDAGATIAGKSACEDFSFSAGGMTCSTGPVGNPWKPTHNPGASSNGSAVLISLGAVDMAIGGDQGGSIRLPSSWSGCYGLKPTYGLVPYTGCAMIETTLDHVGPMANSTKGVARLLSVIAGYDADDPRQQGRIVPGFDTNYLPALEKGVKGLRIAVMKEGFGQDGSELGILSSEPETDDCVRSALDKLRALGAIVEEVSIPMHLDAYHIWTAIAVEGSAAFMLKGCGVGTNWWGWYNTSLGEALARGMKSHAHDLAPTVRNVLLQGEYMRKFYNNRYYGKAQNQRHLINAAYDAVLSEYDLIACPTTPCRATEMVGRDASPIETVANALGCLRNTAPTDVSGHPAMSVPCGVRDGLPVGLMLIGKHFDDATVIAASAAFESLGDWKTF from the coding sequence ATGTCGATTGGGCCCGAGTTGCCGACAACCCGGCAGGTCATTGAACTTGCCGCGGAAAACGGCTTTGTGCTGAGCGAGGCCGAGGCCCTTGAGTACCGCGCCATGCTTGCGGCCACGATCAACTCCTACCGCAAGCTGGACCACATCCCGGAACGAAAGCTCGCTGTCAAATACCCGCGCACGCCGGGATGGCGTCCGACCTCGGAGGACAATCCGCTCAACGCCTGGTACTGGCGCTGCGAGATCGAGGGCGCGAGCGGAGGGCCGCTCAAGGGCGAGCGCATCGCCATCAAGGACGTGGTGTGCGTGGCCGGCGTGCCGATGATGAACGGCTCGAAGGTGCTGGAGGGCTATGTCCCAGAGGTCGACGCGACGATCGTCACGCGCCTCCTCGACGCCGGCGCGACCATCGCCGGGAAGTCGGCCTGCGAGGACTTCTCCTTCTCCGCCGGCGGCATGACCTGCAGCACCGGTCCCGTGGGCAACCCGTGGAAGCCGACCCACAATCCCGGCGCCTCGTCGAACGGCAGCGCCGTCCTGATCAGCCTGGGCGCTGTCGATATGGCGATCGGAGGCGACCAGGGCGGCTCCATCCGCCTGCCGTCCTCCTGGTCGGGCTGCTACGGCCTGAAGCCGACCTACGGCCTCGTGCCCTACACCGGCTGCGCGATGATCGAGACCACCCTCGACCATGTCGGCCCGATGGCGAACAGCACCAAAGGCGTCGCCCGGCTGCTCTCGGTGATCGCCGGCTACGACGCCGATGATCCCCGTCAGCAGGGCCGCATCGTTCCGGGCTTCGACACGAACTACCTGCCCGCGCTCGAAAAAGGCGTGAAGGGCCTGAGGATCGCGGTGATGAAGGAGGGCTTCGGCCAGGACGGCAGCGAACTCGGGATCCTGTCCTCGGAGCCGGAGACCGACGACTGCGTGAGGTCCGCGCTCGACAAGTTGCGCGCGCTGGGCGCGATCGTCGAGGAGGTCTCGATCCCGATGCACCTCGACGCCTACCACATCTGGACCGCGATCGCGGTCGAAGGCTCCGCGGCCTTCATGCTGAAGGGCTGCGGCGTCGGCACCAACTGGTGGGGCTGGTACAACACCAGCCTCGGCGAGGCGCTCGCCCGGGGCATGAAGTCCCATGCGCACGATCTCGCGCCGACGGTCCGCAACGTCCTGCTACAAGGCGAGTACATGCGGAAGTTCTACAACAACCGCTACTACGGCAAGGCGCAGAACCAGCGGCATCTCATCAACGCCGCCTATGACGCGGTCCTGTCCGAGTACGACCTGATCGCCTGTCCGACGACGCCCTGCCGCGCGACCGAGATGGTCGGCCGCGACGCGTCGCCGATCGAGACTGTGGCGAACGCGCTTGGATGCCTGCGCAACACGGCGCCGACCGACGTCAGCGGCCATCCCGCCATGAGCGTTCCGTGCGGCGTGCGCGACGGGCTCCCCGTCGGCCTGATGCTGATCGGCAAGCACTTCGACGACGCCACGGTGATCGCGGCTTCGGCGGCCTTTGAGTCCCTCGGCGACTGGAAGACCTTTTGA
- a CDS encoding transporter substrate-binding domain-containing protein produces MKSRRHSRHEPWRIGVLFSQTNTTSEVERTQLCGTLLALDEINAAGGVNGREIVPVIYEPGSSSASYVYLAKRLILEEGVTSIFGCYTSASRKAILPMLERFNGLLWYPTPYEGFEESPNMIYTGAAPNQTITQLCSYLLHTYGTRFFLIGSDYVYPRRTNLFMKEYLQSHGGEVVGERYLDIQAPRLAYLPILRAAKEVGVDVIFSTVVGDGTSHLYQTYADLGLDPTRTPIASLTTTEAEIHAMGCEVAAAHITSACYFESLGNEANAAFVSRFKKRFGDHVTPNVCAETAYFQIFLFAQALAQADSMDTDELRPHVLGSCCEAPQGRVSISASGHADLLPRIGRANHAGGFDIMVDSDAPVAADPFFICGPVTG; encoded by the coding sequence ATGAAAAGCCGGCGTCACTCTCGGCATGAACCCTGGCGCATCGGGGTCCTGTTCTCGCAGACGAACACGACCTCCGAAGTGGAGCGGACGCAGCTCTGTGGAACGTTGCTTGCGCTCGATGAAATCAACGCCGCTGGCGGCGTCAATGGTCGGGAGATTGTCCCGGTCATCTACGAGCCGGGCTCCTCAAGCGCATCCTACGTCTATCTGGCGAAGAGGCTGATACTAGAGGAGGGCGTGACCTCGATTTTCGGCTGCTACACTTCCGCGAGCCGCAAGGCGATTCTCCCGATGCTCGAGCGCTTCAATGGGCTGCTCTGGTATCCGACGCCTTATGAGGGGTTCGAGGAGTCGCCGAACATGATCTACACCGGCGCCGCGCCGAACCAGACCATCACGCAACTCTGCTCCTACCTGCTGCACACCTATGGAACGCGCTTTTTCCTGATCGGCTCCGACTACGTCTATCCCCGTCGCACCAATCTGTTCATGAAGGAGTATCTTCAGTCCCACGGCGGCGAGGTGGTCGGCGAGCGGTATCTGGACATCCAGGCGCCGCGCTTGGCGTATCTGCCGATTCTGCGGGCAGCCAAGGAGGTTGGCGTGGACGTCATTTTCTCGACCGTGGTCGGGGACGGCACGAGCCATCTCTATCAGACATACGCGGATTTGGGCCTTGATCCGACGCGCACGCCGATCGCGAGCCTGACCACGACCGAGGCCGAAATCCACGCCATGGGGTGCGAGGTGGCCGCCGCCCACATCACAAGCGCCTGCTACTTCGAGAGCCTTGGCAATGAGGCCAACGCCGCGTTCGTTTCACGCTTCAAGAAGAGGTTCGGCGATCACGTCACGCCGAATGTTTGCGCTGAGACTGCCTATTTTCAGATCTTTCTGTTCGCGCAGGCGCTCGCCCAGGCCGATTCAATGGATACTGACGAACTGCGCCCACACGTGCTGGGCTCCTGCTGCGAGGCTCCCCAGGGGCGTGTCAGCATCAGCGCCTCGGGTCACGCCGATCTTCTGCCGCGCATCGGCCGTGCGAACCACGCCGGGGGATTCGATATCATGGTCGACTCCGACGCGCCGGTCGCGGCCGATCCGTTCTTCATATGCGGGCCTGTCACGGGCTGA